In the Diceros bicornis minor isolate mBicDic1 chromosome X, mDicBic1.mat.cur, whole genome shotgun sequence genome, CCTCAGAGACAGCCACGGGGGAAGCCACGCTGGACCAGACCACTTCAGAGACAGCCATGGGAAAAGGCACGCTGGACCAGACCACCTCAGAGACAGCCACAGGGGAAGCCACACTGGACCAGAGCACCTCAGAGACAGCCACCAAGGAAGGCACGCTGGACCAGACCACCTCAGAGACAGCCACAGGGGAAGCCACGCTGGACCAGACCACCTCAGAGACAGCCACCAAGGAAGGCACGCTGGGCCAGACCACCTCAGAAACAGCCACAGGGGAAGCCACGCTGGACCAGACCACCTCAGAAGGAGCCATGCTGGCCCAGACCACCTCAGAGGCAGCCACAGGAGGAGCCACACTAGACCAGACCACCTCAGAGGCAGCCACAGGGGGAGCCACGCTGGACCAGACCACCTCAGAGATAGCCATGGTGGGAGCCAAGCTAGACCAGGCCACCTCAGAGATAGCCATGAGGGGAGCCATGCTGGACCAGACCACCTTGAGAGCAACCACAGGAGGAGCCACGCTGGATAAGACCACCTCAGAGATAGCCACGGGGGGAGCCATGCTGGACCAGACCACCTTGGGAGCAACCACAGGAGGAGCTACGCTGGACGAGACCAGCTCAGAGATAGCCACGGGGGGAGCCATGCTGGACCAGACCACCTCGGGAGCAGCCAGAGGAGGAGCCACGCTGGATCAGACCACCTCAGAGGCTGTCAGGGGAGCTGAGCTGATCCAAATTCCTCCAGCCTCATACACTGACAACCAGACTTCCCCAGCCTCACCTGTGGAAGGAGCGACACCCCAAATATCCCCTAGTAAGCTGATTGGGAATCTCAGGACCTTGGAACTAGACAACGAGGCTCAGGTAATGCCCACCACGCCCAGGTAGGGGGAAGAAGGGGCAAGAATTAGGCCTTTCAGATACATCTCTTGCCTCTGTGTGTCCAGGAGGCACCAGTATCTCAGATCCCTGAAGAGGAGAGACTACTAGGAGAGGCAGCTGGAGGTCAGGACATGGATGATTCAGTGCTGATGCAGAGCTTTGGGGTTACTGACCAGGTGAGCTCAGGGAGGGGCTGGGACTGTGGCTTCCTTCTCTTGCCCATTTGTACCTCTAGGTAGAAGCATGTGATGTAGGAACATATAATGGGGAGTTGGAGTCCCTAGCTTACTCAGTTTCACCCACCCCAGGCCATGTTTTATGCCGTGACACCACTGCCCTGGTGTCCGCATTTGGTGGCAGTAAGCCCCATACCTGAAGCAGGCCTGGACGTGACCCAACCTTGTCAGGACTGTGGAGCACTCCAGGAGAACTGGGTGTGTCTGTCTTGCTATCAGGTATGCTGCAGAGGAAGGGGATGGGGTGGAAGTTGGCCCAGGAGTAAACCGCAGATGGGTGCTGATCCCTGCCCAACACACATTCCCCAACCTCAGGTCTACTGTGGTCGTTACATCAATGCCCATATGCTCCAACACCACGAAGGCTCGGGACACCCGCTGGTCCTCAGCTACGTCGACCTGTCTACCTGGTGTTACTACTGTCAGGCCTATGTTCACCACCAGGTGGGCCCTGGGCAGACCCTCTAATGAATGCACATTCACCCCCCCCATACACACATACCTTCTGTGATTGGGTAAGGGGAGAATGGAGACCCTTCTGCATGTGGGATAGTCCAGGAGACAGGGTGGTTGAGAGCTGGATTGGGGGCAGCCTCCTGGCTGAGGTAGAGGGGTCCTCACTCTCTCTTACCTACCCTCTCTTGCCTCCTCTTCAGGCTCTCCTAGAGGCGAAGAACGTGGCCCACCAGAATAAGTTTGGGGAGGGCATGCCCCCCCCCTCGCACTAAATCCCAGAATGTCCTCCTCTTCTCCACCTTCTGAGGTCCAGGATAGACTGGCCCTAGTTCATTCCAAGCTGTACGTTGGATGCGGGGCAGCCTCACTCCATCCCATCCTGGGACCCTCTACAACTCCCCAAGGGTGCTGATTTAAGTGTAAATACTTATAAGAGGACTGTGATCATCAGTTGTAGATCTCCCCCTGCCCACTGCCTGCTCAAGGGACTCCATCTACTCTGCCCCAGAAGGACGGGGGCAGCTCAGTGGCCGCAAGAGGTACTTTGGAGAGAGGGGGGATCGACTGGCAGGTATGGCGGGGTTGCGTATGTAATAAAGTACAAGCTGTTACAAAACCTGGAGAGAGCCTTCTAATTTTGCATGGGTGGAGAACCCCATACCCCTGGCCAACAGGGATGACAAGCAATGAATGAAGGGATGAGGGCATGGATCTTTATCAGGTCAACCCCCTGCCCATCCAGTGCTTAAAAAACTAATTGGAAATAGAGCAGGCAGCTTGACTGGCTCCACTATAGATTAAATAGTGGAGTCTGTGAGAAAATGAGTGCCTGCCTTAGAAATAGGGACCTCACAGCTGGTCCCAGCTACACCCTGGGCTGAGAAGGCAAAACTATCAGGAAGTATCCTCACGAAGCCTCAGTCTCCCTATCTGTCTTTTGTCTTGATTGGTGAGGGGGAGGTCCAGGTTTAACAGACTCAGATTTGGTCCTCATAGGTAGCTTCCTGGGGGAAGGAGTGCCTACCATTGACAAGGGGTGGGGAATTGGAGGATCATTTGGGGGTTTTATTTCTCCCACATAACGAGAATTGCTTTGGCAACTCAAAGGAGTCAGGGCTGAGGTTTTCTGGAGTTGTCTTCAAGGCCACTTTATGACCCCAAGATGACCACCAGAGCCTCACCCAGTCAAGAAGAAGGGGAATGGAGAAGGGAAGGGGTCTGCAGCCAGCTCAGTCATCTCCCTTTTAAGGAGCATTTTGGATGGATGCCCCACTCAATAATTCCTGCTTACATCTCATTGGTCCAATGGTGTCACATGACTGCcgtagctgcaagggagtctgggaaatgttttaatttgacacacacacacctcaaatCAGGTTCTTACTACCCTAGCAGAGTAACCCTTCTCCTGCAACTCTTTCCCTCCAGGACCAGATACAACCCTATCCCAGGCTACCAAAAGGCCTGCTTGAGGCAGCACAGGCTCCATGGCTTCAAAGAGGCCCTCACAAAACATGTCCCAAAGTCTGGCCACTCAGGTCAAAAATCTGACACCCTCCACACACTAAAAACACTCAGTCACATCCCAGATGGGGGCAAGGTAAGGGAGGGGTGCGGCAGGACTCAGGGCACACAGGGAGGTCTGGATGCGTGCAGCGCACCCCAAGAAGACCTCCTGCGTGCACCCCAAAAACACCTCCTTCCTGCGCACTCGTCGGCTGGGCCTGACCCTGCACTCACgcccgggcgggcgggcgggcgggtggGCGGGGGGGATGGGAGGCGGGGGTGCGCCGGAGGGGCTTGAGGGCGGGCCTCTGTGCGCATGcgtcctccctccccttcccccaccgcTGGGGCCGGTTGGGAGCATCTCCTCTGTCGGTCCTGTCAGAGCTGCGGCGGGTTCGGGTCCCAGCGCAACTGCCTTTCCCTGGACAGAGGTGAGCGGGCCGGCCGGGCCCCCAGCCCCGACCTGGGAGGGCTTTCCACGTAGAGTTTGGGGATGCGGCCGAGGTCGGTTTGGAGGGGCCCCTTCCCCTACCGCCTCCCATTCTCAGGGGCCCgccagcccctcccagcccctcacTCTGCCGGCTTTGTGGAGACAGAGCTGGGTGAGAGTGTCCGCGCCGGGCGGGAAGCGGGGCTGCGGGACCAAGACTGGGGAGTGGGGTCATCCCTTCCCCACTCCGCCCCCTCAGAAAGAACTGGGCGAGATTGTCCGGACTGGGTGCAGGGGCACAGTTTTCGGGTGAGACTCGGGGGTCACCCCTCCCCCCCCAAGCTTTACACCTCACCTGGCTTGGTCAAGGGAAGTGTGACACGGTGAGGTTGTCCGGGGCAGCCCAGAGAGGGGTATTGTAAGCGCTCACTTTGGGGGTGGTCCGCCCCTGTCCCCTCCCGCTCCCCCGAGTCTGTGCTCACCTCCCTAGGTCAGTGAGACCAACACAGACGACGTGCTCCAGGCAGCCTGAAGCTGGGTGGGGGGATTGCTGGGggagctggggagtggggagggtgtCTCAGGGACTCAAGGACCCTCTGATGGCGCTCCGATAGCACTTTCCACAGCAAGTGGTTCGGTATTACTTGAGGAGAAGGGTGAGACCTCTTTGCTGATCTCtcgtggctgtgtgacctcactgCTCTGCCCCTCGCTGCTCCTCATTGATCAGGTGGCCTGGGGATGATAGCCCAGGGGGTCAGGAAGGTTGTGTGGGCCTGTCAGGTGGGTCATCTGGCCCGTGTTAAGCGCTACCTACTGCTCTTATGGTCATTATTATAGTCATGGTGACCTTTGCCAAGAGGGAAGAGCCCTTCTCACACATCCCCTACCTCAGGTCATGGCACCCTCAGGTCTCCAGCGGCCCAGGCCCAAAACTTAGGAGTCATCCTTGCCCCCTCCCCTGCCttttactctctcagcaaatcCTGTCAGTTAGTTCTACCTTCAGAATACACGAGAATCCGAGACTTGGTCTTCTCCTCTCCATGCCCACCGCCATCAGTGGCCTGAACTACTGCAGTGGCCTCCTCACTGCTTCcgccctcaccccctcccctcaGTTTGCCCTCACAGCTAGatcttctccctcttcctgtcCCCCAAGAGTTTGGGGACCCCTAGAGCTCTGTCCTCTGCTTACCTCTCTCCTCATCATGGCCCCCTTCTTTCAGGGTGAGCACATCCGATAACTATTTTCAGGGATTTCTCTGGGCAGAGGGCCCCATACCTGGATCTCCATCTGGGACCttgccccacccccccacccctgacCTCCATATCCCAAACTCAACAGAACCCCCGATGGACACCTCGAACCCACCACTGCCCCCAAACTGCCTCTGCTCCCGGGTTTCCAGAGAGACTTGTGGTAGCGGCCATTATGATGCATTTCCTGAGACCACACACTGAACTAAGACCAGGATgtgtattgaatgaattaatggtgattttctattaaTAGCTcacactgagcacctgctgtgtgcccatCCTCTGTAACTGCATGATCATTTACTTGCTTATCTTGTTTTTTATCTCTTGCTTCCAGAATCTAATCCCCCCAAGGGCAGGAACTTcggtctattttgttcactgccatatccccacccccacacttctcaccccccactccccacccccccatcccTACACCCATTACAATGCCTGGCATGCAGGAAGATTCTCGAATTGATGAATGgaaattaaattataataaaaatgccTAACATTAACAAAGCACCTTCTGCGTGCTTACCACCTATTGTGGAAATATATTTTACTGATTTATCCTTGTTGTTGTCTGTCTTCCTGACTAGAATATCCTGTTCCTGAGGGCCAGAGTTTGTTATCCACTTCTTTCCCCGCCTTTATGTCCTTTCCACACAATAGGTTCTCAATAGCTGTATGTTGAGTAAGTAATAAAGACTAGATTCGAATGATAATGGCTAAGAGACCtcaatttgcttatttgtttcatttgttaTCTCCCCCTTTTGGAACATAAACTCCCTGGGGGCAGGAATGTTGCTCAGCACACAATGtgacaggccctgtgctgggctgggGTTCAACCGAGACACAATCCGAAATCAAAACCGACAgattccctgccctccctccagaacGTGGAGGGACCGCTAGTGGGCGGGGGGTTCTTTTGgggtgaagaaaatgttctaaaattagattatggtgatggttgcacaactctgtgaatatgctaaaaaaaaaattgaattgtacACTAGGCCaactttatggtatataaattatatctcagtaaagctgtttaaaaatccTGCCTTCGCAGAGTTTATGTCGTAGAAGGGAATGAGAGTGACAGAATAAACAGCATAAATAATGCAGATAGCATATCAGAAGGTGATTAGCACAcactaggcactcaataaatgttgattcaATGACACCCGGCTGTCCCGTTGCCCCCAAATGGTCTCGCCTAACCTCCCCCCattccgcccccccccccccgccccattgtctttcttctcttccccctTGCAGGGCCTGCTGTCTCCATCTCTTCCCTGAGCTTGCCTGCTGGGGCAATGGCGCAGCCAACAAAGCCTAGCAAGTTTGATCTGGGCCTGGGCACGTGGAGCCTTAGCTCCCaggagaagagccacagggctcagACCCCCCCCAGGGCTGTTGGCAAGCAGCTGCCCGAGTACAAGGCGGTGGTGGTGGGCGCGAGCGGCGTGGGCAAGAGTGCGCTGACCATCCAGCTGAACCACGAGTGCTTCGTAGAAGACTATGACCCCACGATCCAGGATTCCTACTGGAAGGAGATGGCCCTGGGCCAAGGGAGCTGCATTCTGAATGTGCTGGACACGGCAGGGCAGCCCATTCATAAGGCCCTGCGTGACCAGTGCGTGGCTGTTGGGGATGGTGTGCTGGGTGTCTTCGCCCTTGATGACCCTTCGTCTCTAACCCAGCTCCAGCAGATGCGGGCCACCTGGGGCCCTCACCACACTCGACCCCTCGTCCTTGTGGGCAACAAGTGTGACCTCGTGACCACCTCCGGAGATGCTCGTGCAGCTGCTGCAGCCCTCGCGAAGAGCTGGGGGGCCCCCTTCGTGGAGACCTCAGCCAAAACACGGCAAGGTGTAGAGGAGGCCTTTACCCTGCTCATCCATGAGATCCAAAGGGTCCAGGAGGCCATGGCAAAGGAGGCCATGGCACGGCCAAGGGGGGTGAAGGCCCGGCACCAGAAGGCCAAGTGCCACTGTGGCTGCTGTGTGGCCTGAGGGGTTTGGTCAAAGAAAAGTGGACCCTCCCCCAGGCCAGGGTGGTGGTTCCTTAACATGAGACGTATGGCACAACTAGCTGTTTGGGACACTGTTGGTGTAGTAGGATAGATGGATCCCTCTCAGGGAAGTTTTCATTCGGTGATGGGCTTTTTGTCAATGTGGGACGTGGTGTTGGTTATGTTTGGGACGTGGTGTTGGTTATGTTATGTCAAATTGAGAGATTTTgtgcaaaattaaataaatggtgtTTTCAGGTTTCAAAGCTGCCTCCATGACAAGTGTTAATGTGGGTGGGAGTGAGACTAGGG is a window encoding:
- the ERAS gene encoding GTPase ERas gives rise to the protein MAQPTKPSKFDLGLGTWSLSSQEKSHRAQTPPRAVGKQLPEYKAVVVGASGVGKSALTIQLNHECFVEDYDPTIQDSYWKEMALGQGSCILNVLDTAGQPIHKALRDQCVAVGDGVLGVFALDDPSSLTQLQQMRATWGPHHTRPLVLVGNKCDLVTTSGDARAAAAALAKSWGAPFVETSAKTRQGVEEAFTLLIHEIQRVQEAMAKEAMARPRGVKARHQKAKCHCGCCVA